taatattaaattcaaaatctttatataaagtataaaatttatgagtgagttttattttttaattaattcattcaaattcaaattaatcaaaataataaaagaaaaaaaaaacttcaaaatcaTTAGTCAAGCAACTTGATTCCTAACCCACCAAAATCTCATAAACAAAGCCCACACTCTCACTCCAATTCTAAGACAAATCTTCTTTCTCAATGCTGATGACCATTTCTGTCATCTACATTAGGATCACAAGCAGCTGCTGTCTGTCACAGCTTCAAGGGCACATTCTCAGATCACCAGTGACTTGTGCTTCCATGCCTACCCCCCATTTCCTTTTTTTAAggtgaattataatttttattttaaattttatcattatttatgaGATACTTCTcacactttttttaaaaaagttttctCTAAATTAGAAAAGCTAGCAAAATCACCTTTTTCAGGctaataattttcattatattgaagctcttttcattttctttatttccATTTTAATGTATGTGCTTCACAAAATTCTTATAAAACAAATTACAACTGTttaattcttaatattttataaaaatttaatgtaaaagactaaataatttaatttaacaaaataaatgaacaattttgaaaatatgaatTGAATAGCCAATTTTAATAAagtagagaaattcaatataaattattaatattttgatttcaataaaagtacaccaatttataaaatatattttattcacGATTAACTAATTATAAGTCATAATTAttacattaaatttattaaaaaataaactgtagaattaaattattataattttaaagcattacagataaattttaaaaaaaaatgatcattttattaaaaagtttaaaattatattcgagatttaaaaaaaaaaaaaagaaaaagaaggccCCCCACCATCACTCATAAATGTGATACTATATTATTAAACCCTAACTCAAATTTCTTTCTGCTGCTCTCATGGCTACATTTTTCTCCACTTCTTTATCCACAATTGATAATGACTCTAAATAATAAACTAGAGAAGTGACCAAAAAGAACAAAACCCACTTGTTTATCAAACTCCAGAGAATCCCAAGTGCCTTTTAGATAGGAGTTAGTAATAGAACTCATCCACTGGCAACCCattcacaaataaaaaaaacattcaGAAGAAACAGCAATGAAACTGCCTGGGATTAAGGACAAACTGtaatatgattttataatatCTAAATCTAATTCACATACCATAATCAaatgattataataaaatatgtaataagtatattataaaattagaaaaaatgatGTGATTTAGACATTTAACTTTGATGTATAATATATAATAGACaaaattagagaaaataaaGCCCTAAAGTTAGGATTGAGGTAGCCAGCTATTTGCCATGAGCCAAAGAGGGGTGAAGATTTTGACATCCTAACCTCCCACAAGAGTTACTGTAAATGacatgaaaagaaagaaaatgcatAGACACTTGGTTATCCACCACATAAAGAACTGCCATGGTGGTCCTGCTACAACTCTATCTGCTGCCCAAAACATGGGCaacaaacatataccctaaATAGAACAAGCACCTAACAAGATGGACAAAtggtacaatttttttttttttaattatttttgcatGCTAATATAATGATGCTAAATCCTTTTATTAATCCCCACAACTACCAACATAAGGTGACTGTCCCAAATTTTTCTGTTTGAATCCCCACAATTTGTGCGGTGAGGggccaattttgcaagaaacaAGACTAGTAAACATTGGCAAATTGGGAAGTggcatttttttaataatcacaAATGTACCTATTTACGTTGAATTAGTTCATTACagagtaaataattttaacaaatatttattctactaataaaaaaatataaagaagagTGTTAGATCACTCAAAcggtaaaattttaaatacatacAAAAGacccataaaaataaaatggcagAGAATGAGGTTAATTAAAGAGTGAAAGAGAAAGGAGTGAGTGGTACCCAGATACCATTCATACATGTCAGAAACCATGTGATAGTGTGGCCCTCAACCATTCATGTCCACCTAAAAGAAACCACAAAATGAGACAAAAAAGTCCCCTAAAGGAACCTTTAATCACATGAAAGAACAATCTCTACTTTACCCCaccttttttttataatttttcttcataaaaaatatGTTCATTTTCCCCCAAAATACCTTTTCTGTTCTGCCTGTTTCATAATCTAATGGATGACAGATACTATGAAAACAAGGgcaataaaaacttaaaaaggGGCAATGAGACAGCTTTTACTCCCCACTTCACTCATTGCACTGCTTTACCCTTTTGGACTCCATATCCATATAGCTGTTATATAATTCTACTACAGTTCTTTAAGCTTCTTGGGTGTATTTATTTACACAAGTGACATAGAAGTGTGTACTTCTTCTTCATAGAGATACAAGAACCTCATTTCTATGGAGGGTTCAATTTTGTTTTAGATCTTACAATAAAGGATTGgtaaaacaaagtgaaaaagaaATTACAGATGATAATAGAGTGAGTTACTAGTAGGCTTTTGTTTTGTTCTGCTATTGCTGTGTGGTCCagtacacacacacacacacatacacaaACACTCACCTACAGAGAGTACACAGTGAGGAAAAACAGAAAGACCCCACTCTCATTTTTCAGTTCATCTGTCCTTTTATGTATTGCATTATGTATTCATTGTAAGTAGTATGTATTGATAATGATGGTGATCTTGCTGAGATCTTGTCTACAGATTCTTTTCTTTGTTGTGGGTATGGTTTTTGGCTATACAGCTAGaggatttcttttttttcttccttgtaTATGCTTTCCAATATTTCTGCAAAAGAAGAACAAAAACAACCCAACATTATAAAGAAATCACATTTGACTATAAAAGTATTACAGATTGTATTGCATGTGTGATGTGCTCACAAGGTCCAATCattgaagaaagaaaaaggaaactaatatttgatatatattatttttcataatctcTTACCCTAGCAAAGTCAATCTCCCCATTGCTGGCCATTGCTCACCTTTGCCTGCTACATGCCAATGGTTCCATGCCCAGAAGAAATCCTGTAGAAAAACAAATCAAGATATTAGCTTTCTTCCTTTATTTGGTGTTGGGCaagtaaaatatttatgtttcTCACCTGGGCATTTGGAGAAAACATGATTTAAGAGAACCAATATTGAGAGTGGAAGATGTGGGCATTATGGGGTTATTGTTAGAAGAAGACGTACTCGTTTCATCAACCTCCAAAGCAGCAGCTGAGAAGACAGTGTGGTCGCCAGATGATTTCTTAGGAGAAGTAAAAAGGTTATCAGGAAGGATATGCTCCAAACTGTTCATATGAGAAAACAATAACTAGTtagaaaatgtaaaaaattgtgGCAAAAGTGAAAAATTTAAAGATCGATAGTATTAAAGCAGAATATAGCAAGCTCTAACAGAATCAGAGTACAAATGTGGTGTTTGATCTTGTGAGTATctctttgtatatatatatctaaGATTTCAGGCATCTTACCTTTCATGGAGATCAATTTCTTCAGTGTTGGTCTTCTCGTCAGTGCTACAAATACTACTATTGCTATTGCCGTTACTGTGCTTAGTGGCTGGATTCACTTCCTGTTCAGCCTCAGGAACCGCATTTCGAGAAGCTGCTGCATCTGGGTTACCACCATTCTCTGCAGCGATATAAATATAATGCAAGTTAACCATTATAGATCTCATTTtcttgaacattataaaacttCAAATCAACAATAGTTAATATTATTGTCAATCAACCTTGGGGAACTTCTTGGTCAATGTCGTCAGGTGGAAAAATGAGATTCTGACTGTTGGTAGTGCGAGAGAGAGTTGGCGAGGGAATGGGAGATCCAGTAGACAAACCATGAACGTATTGATGATTGTTATGGTTTTTCAAGTCAAGAAGTTGCATATTCATTAGCCTTCTCCCGTGGAGTTCAATAGCTTGCTGCAATTCAGCTTGTTCCTCTAATTTCCTTCTCAACAACATCTCCTGAGTATTTTGAAACATTCTAGCTCCTACATTGACACCAAGCATTGCTTCACTAGGAAGTATTGGCATTAAATTTGAATTGAGATATGCACATCCTTGCCAGTTTGCTTACCAAGATGGAGGTCAAATGCCTCTCTAGATTCGAGTCCGGAAGGGCTAGAACAAGCTGAATACTCTCCTCTCTCCATCTGTTGTTGTTGATGCTGCAGTTGCTTCCTGAAATGGGTCAATTAAGAACACAATAAATCAAAGCAGAAAGTGGACAGCAGACAAAATTGAAAAAGATCAGTAGACCTATACTTGTCTGGGACTTTTCCCTTCTCCTTGTATGGCTTAACAAGCACACGCGAATCGCAGACGAAATGAGGATTCCCTTTAGCCAATATAAGCTTCACTGTCTCTGGATACACAAATGTAACAAACCCAAACATTCTCTTTTGCTGGTAGGGAATCCTCACATCTTGCACTGGCCCATAAATGCTTCAAACCACACAAAGAAACTACCTTTAGCCAAAAGCtgtttaattattcactttctTTGTGGCAAGAAGGAAGATAAACCATGGAACATTAATTACCTGAAGTAATTTGAAACATCTTCTTCTCTAAATGTGCTATCAGCTGGAAATGTCAAATAGATCTGTCTGGAACCTGGGTTCATTGCCCCTCCCAATCCCATTGGCGAGAAATCGTTCCTTTCAGGGCGGCATCTTCCAAACTTGTGAAGCTCATCCCCCATCATCAATGCAGCTGCTGCAGCCGATCTGAAACAGCGCATTGAAAATgctagtaaaaaaaaataactaaacctTCCTAAAGATGGACTAAAATCCATTGCCAATAACCATTCAAAAACACCCACATGCACCCCTAATAGTAAATAAAAAGTCCGAGCTGAAAGGGCTTTCGCAGCTCCAagacttaaaatttatattttatgggTATGTATATACCTTTGGGTGTCATTTTGTTGTTGAAGGAGGAAATTCATGCACTTATTGTAAGGAAAAGAAGCTCCAGCCATGAACTGTGAGGCTGCAGCTAGCTTCTGCTGCTGGGCGGCAGCAACTTTTGATCTAAGAAGTTCTTGGCACTGGTCAAACTCGTTGAGTTTACTTGGTGAGCCAACAATAGCAGCAGCATCAGCCGATTCCCCATGAAGAAACCTGCAACTAGTACCATTCTTGCAAAACCCTCTTGCAAAATACAAGCATGGCTTCCATCCAAACCCGGAATTAGAATCTTCGGACCCAAAACACATGCCTGGAACCGAAAAGCTCCTTCTATGCAAATGGGTATCACCGTATGTCGTCGGGCTCATGGCTAACTCAAGCCGTGGATCAAACAAATCATCGGCCTTTGAATCATTGAGGAAGGAAAAGTGGTCTTGAAGTTGATACTCATCAATGAGATCATTACTGCTGTTGTTATTAGTGTTACTGCTGTTGTAGTATGGGAATGCATTAGATAACGACATCGAAGATGATAAAGATGAGGAACTGGTGTGGTTATTACTGGTTCCATTAACAATACTAGCATATGAAAGTGAGGAAGTGGAGCTAGGACTCATAAGAGGCCAAGAATTTGACGACGGTGAAGATGGGTTTGTGATGTCGAAGCCATTGTTGGAAGTGATTCTTGAAGAGGAAATGGACAAAGGGTTGGGTCTGGAAGTGGGATTAAAAGGTGAAGGAGGCGAGGGTGTGGAGGGCGTCGAAGGTGTGTTGGAAGCAAGACCCAGATGGGTTTTGGCTTGAAGGATGAGATTATGCAAGAGGGTTTCTGGTCCAAAAGCTAAGCGAATCATCTCCTTGTCTCCATGGTCCTGTAGAAGGAGGTAGCCCATGATTTTTGAGGCATTTTCAGGGTCCAAGCCTTGGATCCTTGAAAACACCATCTTGGTAGCTTCATAAGAATCCATGGAGGAAAAACACCTCGCAAACCTCAAAGTTGGTAGAGAGAGAAAGAGCAAAATGATAGGGAGAGGAAGGGGGGAGAAGTAAAAGTGTGGACTTTGTTGAAAAGGGCAAATAATAATGGAATGGGAtttgttattttagtatataaTGATTTTGAAGTTAAAAGGAAAGAGGAAATGCTATTATGAGGTTGAGATGATAAAGAGAAAAGCTTTTCTCCCTCTATTGAACCCAATATTCGAAGAACCCCTTCTCAAAGACAAGGCCTTTCAAGACGGTAGAGAGAGAGCAACAAAGGTGAGAGCTTTGATGGTGGAGCTTATCTCACTCATTAAAACTGAGAAGAGCCACAACTTTTTTGATGGCAGTGTAagccagcagcagcagcagccagCAGCCTTGAGAGAGAGAACTCACTCTAACTTTCTCTCTCTTctgctttattattattatttttaaggaTTTTGTCTTTACAGAACTGGACAAAACAAGGCTTAGTGGGAGGGTAGATTCAGATCTTCTTCTATAACTGGGAAGGGAAAATGGCTAACGCCACTCGCCAACCTTTTCTTTTTCGCACTccttaatattttcttttcttaataCTTGTTGAAGTTATTCgatgaaaaaggaaaatttctaaaataatatttattcttaAATTCCTTAAAAAAATCGCTATTTGAATTTGTCTTCTAATCTTTTCAACATAAATTTCACATCATATTATTTAAAGATGAAGTACTTcatttaacaaaaaatttacagaatattaattaatatataataataataatagcaatataaataatacataaaaaatataataataagaatttaattattttaataaaaaagtaatatttattaataactatttttaatattaataataatttattataaaatacttATCATCATAATTTTACTGTAGTAATATGTAAGAATAATAGAAGTTTGTAAACTTactatttactattttttttgtgattttagagtttaatttattttttacacctacatttatttataaataaaaataggtAAACATTAGGAATGTAAACTGCTgctcttataaataaaaatagataaacagTAGGAAAGTAAATGGGTAGAATATccataaaattaaactatttaaatttaaaatttgatttatattaaataatatctgaataattttaaattcgattaaaaattaatttaaattatttaaatagatttatttttaaatttaattattattattcaaataaaattttaatctatataattttatatattttaattaataatttatatataaaatattttttattaataatatttatttaaaaaatttaataatttttaaaaaatatttaaattttaaattttaaataaaatatatataaatttataaatattattataaaatatatttttatattaaattaattattttttaaaataaattataaaatttaaactacagtatttattatttttaaatttaaatccgtataaatattattttttaaatttaaatttattttaaatttaattataattatttaaatttattttattacagtTTAATCCGATGTATATTGAAAATACTCTATCTGTTGCGAACAGTAGTAAACATCTTTATCATTATACAGATAATGTTATTATAGGAAATCATAAACGAAAGAAGGGTTGGATACACGCGCAAGAACAGAGCGAGTGGGAAAAGATTAGCGTTTGTGTTTGAAATAGTGATGCACGTTCACTTGCCATCATTCTGACAAACTCCTCCTTTCGTACTGTGAgatgtaaatttaaattagattgAATCACCAGAAATGACTTTTTGGTAATGCTTCTCTACAATTATCTCAACCCTCGGCTTCCTACAACTCCCACAAACCACACGTTTGATCATCCACTGTAATCAAATACAGCTGATCATCATCAAAGTTCATTAAATTTTTGGTCAGACCCAGATCAGTTTTCCTCTCCAACCACTCTCTCTCCTTGCCTTGCCTTTTCCTTGGGGGTTATCATTACTAGTTGGGCCTTTGATGTTTGTGGGGGACAAATTGGTAAATTTAATCATGTCCATTTGAAAGCTTGGGGGAAATAATTGAATCTGGGTTGTCCCTTTCAGGTGGGTCCAATACTTTCTGTGCATGTCCAATTTAGGGTCAGAACTTGAATGCAGCCCAACCCATGAGTGAACTTCATTCAAATTTCAGGAAGTGGGTCTGGGTTGGGGTTGGGCTGCAAATTAAACCATAATAACGAGTTcatcataatattttaatatttttttagacaaaaaaaactattttcccATTCCAAGGATTTACTTTATTATCATTGGAAGTGACAATTTATTGTTGTTGGTGTTGAAAAAATATAAGCGTAGAATACGTATTGGGTGTATGTATAGTATATTGTTGAGATCTAAGTATAGGCAAATGTGTGAAGGATACCCAAGATAACCTAGAAGACCAAAATTGTACCCTCCTTCCAAGGAAATAAAAGCTGATCAAACAATATCAACATGTTGTGTTTTGTTGCCTCCGACAACCGTTTCATATCTCcttcagtattttatttttcttttgttgtttttctCAATATCATTTCTTGTCTTTATTTTCCTCCCTAGTCTTGGACTCTAGCCATGTGCAACATATAGAACTTATCCCAAAGGTTGCCTGACCTTTTCTAGTAACCCAGGAGTTAAAAACCAATGGAGAGGGACCCTGCAACCCTTCTTTCACCATGTGTCTGCACGGTTATATGATTTTGCATGTTAATCTGTGATTAGCAGGACCAGCTGTACTGCATAGCCTGATTTTTTTGGTCCCAAGGCCAAGCTATAACTTGAAACTTGCATGGGCAGTTGCCCAATAAGTTTCCCTGTGAATTTTTGAGTTGGTCAAACAATGGCTCGACCTTCTATTCTGTGGGCGTGACCGTCCATTCTGAAAGAGAATAAGACATTTCTTCCAGTTTTATGTTGATCAATATGTTGGGTGTCATAAGAGCACTACTCTCGTTTTTAATATAATACAAAGAAAAGGAGGAAACAAGAAAAGTAGGAAATTCCAGCATAATACAAGGAGAACAGATGGCAACTTAGCGAGTATCCGattatgtcaatctgaaataaAAGACAGCTTTGCAAAATAATAGGGTGATTCTATTTCAATCTCCAGTATTCATGGTTTATGATGAGTACGATTCAGGAGAATGCACACAGCCGTAGTTATCTACTTTGTCACATGATGGAAGACTGCTTGGGAAAGGTAAAGCTTCAAAGAGCACATGAGCGCTAAATTATTGATGATGTACCCCACAAACAGTGATGGTAGATTAATTTAGCAAATAGAATACTGTGTTTGTTCTTGGCAAAACAAATGTACAATAATGATCACTACTCAGTAACACACCTGATTAACAAGTTCAATGtacacttttctttcaaaaggaAGCAAGACAAGACAAGGCAAAAGGCAAACATATCAGCAAAAAGGAAAAGCAGCCTActtttgaaaattgaaaaagtgGGCATCCATTAATGACTTCTAGCAGCAGACACAGAATCATCACCTTGACTAACATGGTCTTGGCTTCTTCAGATTGCACGCCGTAGCAAATGGATAATAGCCTCCCATATACGATGCTAGGACTAGGAAGTATCTTATGAAATTGCTAGTAGTCACTAGTTTTTCTGTGTTATGATATAAACCTCACATTAACCTACACGTTGCAAGCTTAATTCTTTTAGGTAATAGTTAGTCCAAGTTCATTCTTAAAATAAACAGTCCTTACATAGTTATAGAACAAAAAAGACAGAAATTAATATACAGTCTCAAAGCATGATATTAGTGATGTCCTGGTAGTAGAGATGATTAGAGATCTGTTTTTGATCACTAAATCACAGCAGTAGCTTGCTTCTCTTGCCAACTAGAAAAGAAcagtatatttataaataacaaaGCCCCTATCTTAGTCACATTAATTGAATCAACAGAAATAAACTAGACCTGAGATTTCCCAATTGCAGCATTGGATACATCTACATTCTCAAAACGGTAGAACTTCAAGTCAGTCATTAAGCAATGCGAAATTTCTCATTGAAATAGAAAGTCGAAATACAGCTCATATAATGAAAAGGGAAGGCAGCACAATATCAAAGAAATAACGAACTTCAGAGCTAGCCACTCGACTTAATCATTTCCATTCACAAAGTTTGCAATTTACTCAAGTGGGTTATACAATACCAGGCAACTGTTCTCtcattcttctttcttcttccgtTGTTCCGCTGCTTCAAGCTTGTGCTAAGAATATCATGCATGCTTAAAAAGCTTCATGCTAAGCCAATGGAAGTATACTGCAACAAAAAGTATAGGAAGAGTCAAGGGTACCAGGAAGCAGTAATACCTGCCACAAAGAGGAATTCAAATCAGGACACCAAACCTCAAGAACTTAATTATATCCTGCATCATCAGGGAAATAAAAAACATATCCAGAATTCACAAGGCAGAAAGCTTATATATGTTATTTAACTCACTCAAGGGCATAGAAGTATTAACTATCTTCAGGAATAAAATATTCACTGGATTGGCACCCAATCAAAACTAATTTATACATTGCTTCCCTTATTCCCTTTCTCTGTCTAGGCAATCAAGCAGCGGTCATTAGATGACCCGTAATACACCCCAAAGCCTACTATTAGCCACATCAATTGGCTAAAAAATGTAAATTCTGTTAACGCACAAGAAATTCTCGAAAGCAACTTCCCAATTTTTCCTTCTCATTCTAAGGCTTGACCACTGGTAAATAGAATTTATGAAACTGAAGCAACAAGTTCTAGTTCTTAGCGTGATGCAACATCAACCATCCACCACCCAAGTAGAAAAAAGGAGTTCAAACATCACTTGTATTCACCATAGCACTAAAGAGAAATCGTATTCTGCATTGCCATCGGTCTCAATGACACGAGAAGATACCAATTCTTTGAGAAATACAGGGAAGAGGAAAACCCAGGATTACCTGTCATTTTGAATCGCCGAGATGATAGGATTGTCGGACAAAGGAAGAAGCTTTGATATAATTGCTGCATAGAGGAACCCCACAAATGACACCGAGCCAACTCCGATCAACCACCATCCCCAATTGCTAGAAGAAACCATTTTCAGGAATTCTCCTCTACATTTTAAAAGCACAAAAAAGTGAGGAAAAATAAAACAGAGAGGTTCTTGGTTTGCACTTGGACAGGGAGACAGAGAAAACTGGGGCATGATGGCATGCGACCTACAGTAATACGCTGCGTTTTATTTGTCCACAGTCCAAAGCGGACCAAACCCAACGAAGCTGGAGACCCGACCCGTTTAAAGAGGATAATCCGAATGAAACCCTTGATATAAATGCTGGTCTTCAAATCTCCTTGATTTTCACTTGCATCGCACTTTACTAAAATTCCCCCCAAAAATCTTCACCTCACCGTCATACCTGCATAGGCATATTCTCAGAGAGGGAATGGCTAACGCAGATGCGGAAGCGGTGGACTTCGAGCCGGAGGAGGACGATCTGATGGACGAGGACGGAGCCGTCGACGTCGACAACTCACCTCGGGCACCGCTTCCGAAGCTGAAGTCTGCAATTACTGGAGGTGCATCTTCCTCCCTCTCAGCTCCCAGAAAGACTAAAGGCCGTGGCTTCAGAGATGAGGCTGATGCAGACCGCCAGAGCCGCCTTGCCTCTCGCGACTTCGATTCCCTCGGCTCCGATGGTGGGCCTGGCCCTCAGCGATGTCAGTACACTTCTCTTTCTAATCTATAATATATATGTTAGGTTTCTaccctatttttttatttaaagaaaaaaatattttcagtaattataaaacaattaaaagtgtgcatatatatatgtatatatatatatatgctacTATTATGCtactataattattaaattcaatgctttaaaaaattataaattaattttattattttatattaaaaattaattattttgacatGGTTATTTATGTGACAAAAAATCATTTGATTTCATTAGGGACCTTA
This Manihot esculenta cultivar AM560-2 chromosome 6, M.esculenta_v8, whole genome shotgun sequence DNA region includes the following protein-coding sequences:
- the LOC110617159 gene encoding zinc finger CCCH domain-containing protein 22 isoform X2 encodes the protein MDSYEATKMVFSRIQGLDPENASKIMGYLLLQDHGDKEMIRLAFGPETLLHNLILQAKTHLGLASNTPSTPSTPSPPSPFNPTSRPNPLSISSSRITSNNGFDITNPSSPSSNSWPLMSPSSTSSLSYASIVNGTSNNHTSSSSLSSSMSLSNAFPYYNSSNTNNNSSNDLIDEYQLQDHFSFLNDSKADDLFDPRLELAMSPTTYGDTHLHRRSFSVPGMCFGSEDSNSGFGWKPCLYFARGFCKNGTSCRFLHGESADAAAIVGSPSKLNEFDQCQELLRSKVAAAQQQKLAAASQFMAGASFPYNKCMNFLLQQQNDTQRSAAAAALMMGDELHKFGRCRPERNDFSPMGLGGAMNPGSRQIYLTFPADSTFREEDVSNYFSIYGPVQDVRIPYQQKRMFGFVTFVYPETVKLILAKGNPHFVCDSRVLVKPYKEKGKVPDKKQLQHQQQQMERGEYSACSSPSGLESREAFDLHLGARMFQNTQEMLLRRKLEEQAELQQAIELHGRRLMNMQLLDLKNHNNHQYVHGLSTGSPIPSPTLSRTTNSQNLIFPPDDIDQEVPQENGGNPDAAASRNAVPEAEQEVNPATKHSNGNSNSSICSTDEKTNTEEIDLHESLEHILPDNLFTSPKKSSGDHTVFSAAALEVDETRFLLGMEPLACSRQR
- the LOC110617159 gene encoding zinc finger CCCH domain-containing protein 22 isoform X1 codes for the protein MDSYEATKMVFSRIQGLDPENASKIMGYLLLQDHGDKEMIRLAFGPETLLHNLILQAKTHLGLASNTPSTPSTPSPPSPFNPTSRPNPLSISSSRITSNNGFDITNPSSPSSNSWPLMSPSSTSSLSYASIVNGTSNNHTSSSSLSSSMSLSNAFPYYNSSNTNNNSSNDLIDEYQLQDHFSFLNDSKADDLFDPRLELAMSPTTYGDTHLHRRSFSVPGMCFGSEDSNSGFGWKPCLYFARGFCKNGTSCRFLHGESADAAAIVGSPSKLNEFDQCQELLRSKVAAAQQQKLAAASQFMAGASFPYNKCMNFLLQQQNDTQRSAAAAALMMGDELHKFGRCRPERNDFSPMGLGGAMNPGSRQIYLTFPADSTFREEDVSNYFSIYGPVQDVRIPYQQKRMFGFVTFVYPETVKLILAKGNPHFVCDSRVLVKPYKEKGKVPDKKQLQHQQQQMERGEYSACSSPSGLESREAFDLHLGARMFQNTQEMLLRRKLEEQAELQQAIELHGRRLMNMQLLDLKNHNNHQYVHGLSTGSPIPSPTLSRTTNSQNLIFPPDDIDQEVPQENGGNPDAAASRNAVPEAEQEVNPATKHSNGNSNSSICSTDEKTNTEEIDLHESLEHILPDNLFTSPKKSSGDHTVFSAAALEVDETSTSSSNNNPIMPTSSTLNIGSLKSCFLQMPRISSGHGTIGM